From Candidatus Binataceae bacterium, the proteins below share one genomic window:
- a CDS encoding GNA1162 family protein: MTHKLLACFGVGMIAVGLAGCARVAPSTEERRPFFQPEYQRETHGRKTLFDRIVELDPGGLEVKVAPDYQRNAPLRVAVLPFTDRGNANFVVDKIPLTFRNQRERALWAWTDAQRLRRAMVAYLSEREFEVINPIGIDAVLKSHGITDEADLQKVDPRTLGRWLGADAVVYGEVLNYEAYYLALVAAWQVSMRGRMVSTANGEALVSFDGSRYSVNLLPALTVEDIAINSAESLLQLRDVVLARSEEEVCREIVLRVPVSEKSRLEIAREALERDSEAEESDVHHEPEQPNNHGAPARGGKLLAHDPSP, encoded by the coding sequence GTGACGCACAAGCTGCTGGCCTGCTTTGGCGTCGGGATGATAGCGGTGGGGCTCGCAGGATGCGCCCGGGTGGCTCCCAGCACTGAGGAGCGCCGGCCTTTTTTCCAGCCCGAGTACCAGCGCGAGACCCACGGGCGCAAAACCCTCTTCGACCGGATCGTCGAGCTTGATCCGGGCGGCCTCGAAGTGAAGGTCGCGCCCGACTACCAGCGCAACGCGCCGCTGCGGGTTGCCGTGCTGCCGTTCACGGATCGCGGCAACGCCAACTTCGTCGTCGATAAGATTCCGCTGACCTTCCGCAACCAGCGCGAACGCGCGCTCTGGGCCTGGACCGATGCCCAGCGCCTGCGTCGCGCGATGGTCGCCTATCTCTCCGAGCGCGAGTTCGAGGTGATCAATCCGATCGGGATTGACGCGGTCCTCAAGTCGCACGGCATCACCGACGAAGCCGACCTTCAAAAGGTCGACCCGCGGACGCTCGGCCGCTGGCTCGGCGCCGACGCCGTGGTCTATGGCGAGGTGCTCAATTACGAAGCGTACTACCTCGCACTCGTCGCGGCGTGGCAGGTTTCGATGCGGGGCCGGATGGTTTCGACTGCCAACGGCGAGGCGCTGGTGAGCTTCGACGGCAGCCGCTACAGCGTGAACCTGCTGCCCGCGCTGACGGTCGAGGATATCGCGATCAATTCGGCCGAGTCGCTGCTCCAGTTGCGCGACGTCGTGCTGGCGCGCTCGGAGGAAGAGGTATGCCGCGAGATCGTGCTGCGGGTCCCGGTTTCCGAAAAGTCGCGGCTCGAAATCGCGCGCGAGGCGCTCGAGCGCGATTCCGAGGCCGAAGAGAGCGACGTCCACCACGAGCCCGAACAGCCGAATAATCATGGGGCGCCAGCGCGCGGCGGCAAGCTTCTCGCGCACGATCCGTCCCCCTAG
- the purE gene encoding 5-(carboxyamino)imidazole ribonucleotide mutase: protein MAAERAPLVGIIMGSKSDWEHMSAAAEVLTEFKVSHEARVLSAHRTLDITLEYAASAQERGVQVIIAGAGGAAHLPGVIAAKTVLPVIGVPMPTTSLSGMDSLLSIVQMPRGVPVATMAIGKAGAGNAGLFAVAIMALSRPELAEQLIKYRAARATEVLEQKLP from the coding sequence ATGGCCGCTGAGCGAGCGCCGTTGGTCGGCATCATCATGGGCAGCAAGAGCGACTGGGAGCACATGTCTGCCGCCGCCGAAGTTCTGACAGAATTTAAAGTTTCACATGAAGCTCGGGTGCTTTCCGCCCATCGCACGCTGGACATCACCCTGGAGTACGCCGCTTCCGCGCAGGAGCGCGGGGTGCAGGTGATAATCGCGGGCGCCGGCGGCGCGGCCCACCTGCCTGGCGTGATCGCGGCCAAAACCGTGCTGCCGGTGATAGGCGTGCCAATGCCGACCACTTCGTTAAGCGGGATGGACTCGCTGCTTTCGATCGTCCAGATGCCGCGCGGCGTGCCGGTGGCGACGATGGCGATCGGCAAGGCGGGCGCGGGCAACGCCGGGCTGTTCGCGGTGGCGATCATGGCGCTGAGCCGGCCCGAGTTGGCCGAGCAGCTCATCAAATATCGCGCCGCCCGTGCCACAGAGGTGCTTGAGCAGAAGCTACCTTGA
- a CDS encoding helix-turn-helix domain-containing protein, producing the protein MAAGRVSEEAVGSGGESKTDGVGATPQPEPSKAGAEAEPSLGKTLVAAREKRGLSRSEIVAQTRIPAHYVQMMESSDYALISDQLYLLPFLRRYASFLGLDGEEIAMRFVREVQRAEGAPPVRMSEPLMLADDKRSPWPRVMAAAAVLATIVVLYYLAAKRHRAAFPPPAMAPAAQVPVTAPAAPLASAPEAPAAPAPAMPMTAAPAPPQDAASKFSNANAVARPVAPPAPSGAARASRSAAAPQPADSSD; encoded by the coding sequence ATGGCTGCCGGACGGGTAAGCGAAGAAGCCGTGGGCTCCGGGGGCGAGAGCAAGACCGATGGTGTCGGCGCCACGCCGCAGCCCGAGCCGTCCAAAGCCGGCGCCGAAGCCGAGCCCAGCCTCGGCAAGACGCTCGTCGCGGCACGCGAGAAGCGCGGACTGTCGCGCTCCGAGATCGTCGCTCAAACCCGCATCCCCGCCCACTACGTTCAGATGATGGAGAGCAGCGACTACGCACTGATCTCCGACCAGCTCTATCTACTGCCATTCCTGCGCCGCTACGCCTCCTTTCTTGGGCTCGATGGCGAAGAAATCGCTATGCGCTTCGTGCGCGAGGTCCAGCGTGCAGAGGGCGCTCCGCCAGTGCGAATGTCCGAGCCACTGATGCTAGCGGACGACAAGCGCAGCCCCTGGCCGCGCGTGATGGCGGCGGCCGCCGTGCTCGCTACGATCGTCGTGCTCTATTACCTCGCCGCCAAACGCCATCGTGCCGCCTTCCCTCCACCGGCCATGGCGCCCGCGGCCCAAGTGCCCGTGACGGCGCCGGCAGCGCCGCTCGCCTCTGCGCCCGAAGCGCCGGCGGCTCCCGCGCCCGCGATGCCGATGACGGCCGCACCTGCGCCGCCACAGGACGCAGCGTCAAAGTTCTCCAACGCAAATGCGGTTGCCCGGCCTGTTGCGCCCCCCGCCCCGTCCGGGGCTGCGCGAGCATCGCGAAGCGCCGCGGCGCCGCAACCTGCCGACAGCTCGGACTGA
- a CDS encoding phospholipid carrier-dependent glycosyltransferase: protein MAARRRLLRPLLYAIAAALLYLPALGRPALWEPDEGRYGEIAREMVLSGDWITPRDNWVRYFEKPPLVYWAEAIAIEALGPTELAVRLPAALATVAEVVITAALAEAMFGVAAGLGAAAALALSPLVFGFARFATLDPPLALFITAALGAFWAAARAPDFGSGAGRRWFLLAAICAAAGTLTKGPVALLLAGAVGFAWLVWERRVRQIPRMPWPSAIALYLAIVVPWFVLVAQRNPGFLHFFFVHEHLQRYLESSEHGWGPYFFVLVVAGGMWPWICFVPLGVRELMRAGATADPPAADTVRAEAAADGRLRPSEATAALDAAEARSAMRFLLLWFGVIFVFFSIPRAKLGAYILPALPPLAILGGYGLCRLPRIGVSALRSVLGSVALLSLILAMAAMVALLRFSLYLNLALVLDGCAAAAALTLGAMVCMADAWRGRHLRGALVALAVGVVVALGFLGKARIDAQPLGSYRRLAREMTSYLGTGCRLLSYRHFVQSLPFYTGRREALVAYRGELAPFGNSPDARESFVATDTDLAQLWRSNGCAVLVANRTDLTHLRTVLDPLTTTIIGCEGKKVALHNRAIPLPAQARGCEVGP, encoded by the coding sequence ATGGCCGCGCGCCGCCGCCTCCTGCGCCCGCTCCTGTACGCGATCGCTGCCGCGCTGCTCTATCTACCCGCGCTCGGCCGCCCTGCCCTGTGGGAGCCGGACGAAGGGCGATACGGCGAAATCGCGCGCGAGATGGTGCTCAGCGGCGACTGGATCACGCCGCGCGATAACTGGGTGCGCTACTTCGAGAAGCCGCCGCTGGTCTATTGGGCGGAGGCGATCGCGATAGAAGCGCTCGGCCCGACCGAACTGGCGGTCCGTCTGCCCGCCGCACTCGCCACGGTCGCCGAGGTGGTGATAACCGCGGCGCTCGCCGAGGCGATGTTCGGGGTCGCCGCCGGCCTGGGCGCGGCGGCCGCGCTCGCGCTGAGCCCGCTGGTCTTCGGCTTTGCGCGCTTTGCGACCCTCGATCCGCCGCTCGCGCTGTTCATCACGGCAGCGCTGGGCGCCTTCTGGGCGGCTGCCCGTGCGCCGGATTTCGGCAGCGGCGCGGGCCGGCGATGGTTTCTGCTGGCGGCAATATGTGCGGCGGCCGGGACGCTGACCAAGGGCCCGGTCGCGCTGCTGCTCGCCGGCGCCGTCGGATTCGCATGGCTGGTATGGGAAAGGCGCGTGCGCCAGATCCCGCGGATGCCGTGGCCGTCCGCGATCGCGCTCTACCTCGCGATCGTGGTTCCGTGGTTCGTGTTGGTTGCCCAGCGCAATCCCGGCTTTCTGCATTTCTTCTTCGTCCACGAGCATCTGCAACGCTACCTTGAGAGCAGCGAGCACGGATGGGGACCGTACTTCTTCGTGCTCGTGGTCGCAGGCGGGATGTGGCCGTGGATCTGCTTTGTGCCGCTCGGCGTGCGCGAGCTGATGCGCGCGGGCGCAACGGCCGACCCGCCCGCTGCGGACACCGTCCGTGCCGAGGCGGCTGCCGATGGACGGCTGCGCCCGAGCGAAGCAACGGCGGCGCTTGATGCCGCGGAGGCTCGCAGCGCGATGCGCTTCCTGCTGCTGTGGTTCGGGGTCATCTTCGTGTTCTTCTCGATCCCGCGCGCCAAACTCGGCGCCTATATCCTGCCCGCGCTGCCCCCATTGGCGATTCTTGGCGGCTACGGACTATGCCGCCTGCCACGGATTGGAGTCAGCGCATTGCGCAGCGTTCTGGGATCGGTCGCGCTGCTGAGCCTGATACTCGCGATGGCGGCGATGGTCGCGCTGCTGCGCTTCTCGCTCTACCTCAACCTCGCGCTGGTTCTCGACGGATGCGCGGCGGCGGCTGCGCTGACGCTGGGCGCGATGGTGTGCATGGCGGACGCCTGGCGCGGGCGCCATCTGCGCGGCGCGCTCGTCGCGCTCGCGGTGGGTGTCGTGGTCGCGCTGGGTTTTTTGGGCAAGGCGCGGATCGACGCGCAGCCGCTCGGCTCGTACCGGCGGCTGGCGCGGGAGATGACGTCGTACCTGGGCACCGGATGCCGCCTGCTCTCGTATCGCCACTTCGTGCAGTCGCTGCCCTTTTACACCGGCCGGCGCGAGGCGCTGGTCGCCTATCGCGGGGAACTCGCGCCGTTCGGCAACAGCCCCGACGCGCGGGAGAGCTTCGTCGCGACCGACACCGATCTGGCGCAGCTCTGGCGCAGCAACGGATGCGCCGTGCTGGTCGCCAACCGGACCGACCTCACGCATCTGCGCACGGTGCTCGATCCGCTCACGACCACCATCATCGGATGCGAGGGCAAGAAGGTCGCGCTCCACAACCGCGCCATCCCATTGCCCGCCCAGGCGCGCGGCTGCGAGGTTGGCCCGTGA
- a CDS encoding Hsp20/alpha crystallin family protein → MANQPQVWSPLKELDRFRRDFDDLFDRFLGGRAGPLFARAGDYPPLESFIDNGELVIRADLPGVDPKDVEITVAGDTLTIRATREQQREEKTRNYIHREVSYGSIERSLQLPEGVNPDEIKASYRNGVLELTAPVPREVSARKVPIEIERK, encoded by the coding sequence ATGGCCAACCAACCGCAGGTATGGTCTCCGCTGAAGGAGCTCGATCGCTTTCGGCGCGATTTCGACGATCTGTTCGACCGCTTCCTGGGCGGCCGCGCCGGCCCGTTGTTCGCGCGGGCAGGCGACTATCCGCCGCTCGAATCCTTCATCGACAACGGCGAGCTCGTCATCCGCGCGGATCTGCCCGGCGTCGATCCCAAGGACGTCGAGATCACGGTCGCCGGCGACACGCTGACGATTCGCGCCACGCGCGAGCAACAGCGCGAGGAGAAGACCCGCAACTACATCCATCGCGAGGTCAGCTACGGCAGCATCGAGCGCTCGCTCCAGCTGCCCGAAGGCGTAAACCCCGACGAGATTAAGGCGTCCTACCGCAACGGCGTGCTCGAGTTGACCGCGCCGGTGCCCAGGGAGGTCAGCGCGCGCAAGGTACCGATCGAGATCGAGCGGAAGTAG